A stretch of DNA from Juglans microcarpa x Juglans regia isolate MS1-56 chromosome 5D, Jm3101_v1.0, whole genome shotgun sequence:
TATAGCTTTCCACATGAAGTTTTTCACCGCTGCAGGGGCATCCATCTTCCATATAGCCTTCCATCCCACTCCACCATTTTTTATGCTAGAGGATTCACCTTTACACCTTCTTTTTAGTTCCATATCCAAGTGATAGGCACTTCGAACTGAGAAAATCCCAGTATTTGTGAAACCCCAAATTTGTTTATTACTGCCACCCTTTCTATTGATGGGAATTGATCTCACAATCTTAACCTCTTCTTTTCCCAATATAGCTTCTAACACTTCCTCCTGCCATTGTCCCTTATCTATGAACTCTTCTATCTTAGCCATTTCATCTAATATCTGCACAGGAGCTTGTGATGGGCGCTAAGAAGTCCAAGAAGGTATTCATTTGTCTTTTCATACCCTAATTTGTTTCCCATTCCCTACCCTTCAAATCCCCCCTTCTTTAACCAGCCTTAAAGAACTCCACAATCCCCTCCACATAATAGAAGGACACCATCTAAGTTTTGAGGACAATAGATCCTCttccttaaaaatatttttcttttagaatttagGTGAGAGAAACCCTGAGTTAGTCAAGATTCTCCAACATTGTTTAGCCAACATAGTTGTGTTAAAACTGTCCATATCCCTAAATCCCAAACCACTTGCTTGTTTTGATGCCCCCATCTTTTCCCAGCTTCTCCAATGtgtctttctttcattttgtgtGTGGCCCCGCCAAAACATTACCATCATAGCAGAGATCTCCTTGCACAATCTCTTAGGTAGTCGAAAAGCACTCATATTGTATGTAGGAATAGCTTGAATAACAACTTTTAGAAGTACCTCTTTCCCAGCTTGTGATAAAAACTGATTTTTCCAACTACTCAATCTTTGCCAGATCCTCTCTTTGATCCCTctaaatgcattttattttgaCCTACCAACCATTGTAGGCAGACCCAAATGCGTCTCACTATCACTGCACAATCTAGCTCCCACCACTTCCAATAACTGCTTCTTCACCTCCTTTTTTGTATTTCCactaaagaaaattgaagttttctGGTTATTCAAGCATTGACTAGAAGCTGCCTCATATGTTTCCAAAATCCCCTTCATCTTCATCCAGTCACTCACACTTGCCTTGGAAAACAGAATGCAATCATCTGCGAACATCAAATGGGTCACAGATGTTCCTCCTCTAGTAAATGTAGCCCCTTTTAACTCCCTTATTTCCTTAGCTGCATCAATCATACTGCTTAGTCCCTTAGCACATAAAACAAACAGGAAAGGGGACAAGAGatccccttgcctcaaaccCCGTGAAGGCACAAAAGACTCACCTACTCTCCCATTCACTAGAGTAGAATATGATACCGTAGAAACAACAGCCATAATCCACCTCACCCACTGATCACATAAACTCATTCTTCTCATTATTGTTTCCAAATAAATCCACTCAATACGATTATAGGCCTTTGACATGTCTAACTAGACTGTCATGCTTCCCACCCTACCTTTGTGCCTATTCCTCATCGAGTGTAACAGTTCATAAGCTATCAAAGTATTATCAGATATCAGTCTTCCTCTAATGAAAGCACTCTATTGATCAGATATGATTTCTGGCAGGATCATCTTCAACCTATTTGCTAATGTCttggccacaattttacacagAACATTACACAGACTTATAGGTCGAAAATCACTAACTGTGACAGGTTCCTTAACCTTAGGAATTAAGGCTATAAGGGTCTGATTAATTAACCTCAAGTCACTGCCTTCTCTCAAAAACTCCAATATAGCCAAAAACACATTCTCTCCTACTACATGCCAGTATTTCTGGTAAAAACACGCTCCAAATCCATCCACTCCTAGAGATTTGTAAGGCCCCATCTAAAACACAGCTGATTTCACCTCTTCCCTTGTGAAATCTCTTGTTAAAAGTCCATTCATCTCACTACTCACCCTAGGTTTAATAAACTGAGTTCCAGCTTCAATCTTCTCCACAGATGGACCACTTGAGAATAAGACTTTTTCAAAGTGTCTCTTAAAAGCTCCTTCAATACCTTCTTGATCCTTCAAAATTCTGCTAGATAAATCAGAAATCTGAATAATCCTACTTTTTCTCCTCCTTTGACTTGCACAGGTATGAAagtattcttttaaattttattagttaGGAAAGTGGGAATCAAGAATGTATATTTATTCactattcttttaaaaagattgtattTTATAACACTTAAAGCATTGGCATCaataattctaattaaattttagctaaagatGACATCTTGgttattttacataatttagTTGCTATGTatcccacattgaattatctGAAAacttgattaaaatattaaaataatatacttttttgtatttctctgttatattatttttaatcaaatatctATGAATTAGGTTTCTATGATTACATTTCAATTTATCCAAACTAAAATGTAAATTAATATTCATTGAAAGCAAAATCAAGTATCAGATACAGGGGCAACTAATCAATGCCAAATGAGGCCTTAGGcgagaattttaaaaaagattttttttattataataactaaatattttatttaaaatgttttgaaaattatttaaaactaattattCTAACCttgttaaataaaagaattatttatcaacttttgtacatttttctaaatttaccACTAAAAcaatcatccaaaataaataattctcataagattttatttcaattgtcccaaaatataatttttctttttacaatacCATAAATAAAGAGCTAAATACATAATATTCCATATTTACCTTTtaattctcaactcatctcaagaCCAGACCAAGCCAAGTGTTCGGCGGCAAATGATAGGAGCATACACATGACCTTTGgattcttatatattttaaagttgaAAATCGTTACAGATATAAAGAGACTATATAAATAAGGGAGCAGCTACAGGCCGGTTGGATGAGCTTTTGAGTTTTACACCCACTAATAAGAATTCGACACGTAGCAAGTTCACTAAGTTGAACAAtaggaatgcatgcatgcattccatTCATTATGCCATCTTCCCTCCAAAAGACCCGATTCTCCTCTGTGGCCTTCCCTCCAAGccccccacccccaaaaaaaaacccgATCTCCCCCCACCCCTCCTCGTCACTCGTCGTCCCCCTTCCCAGAGTTGCTTTTCGTCGCTCGTAATTTCTGTAAGTAATGAAAATATTGCATAGTTATGATGATTTTAGGGCTGGGTTGGGTGTATTTGTTGCTCTGTAATGACAGTGGCTAAAGCTATAGTTGTCATAGTTGATGCCAACGTGGGTATATTTGCTCTATATTTGCAGTTGTGGGTGTATTTGCTTTGTATTGCAAGGAAAATACAGCCCATGCTACTGGTTCGATAGAGCTCTAATGAGGTTTTCGACAAGTTGAGACCACTGGATTGAGATAATGGAGATCTTCGGAGTTGAGAAGAGGGAGATTTTTGGTGAGAAGAGGGAGATTTGTGGGAGAGAAGACGATGAATTGAGAATGGGGTTTACATTGGACTCATACTTATCGTAAAGTCTCATGAGATTAttacatgttttaattttattgtgaggtgtaaaataaacaaagtcACCCATCTTATTTGAAGcttttctctataaataaacctataaattgatatgattttataaaatttgttaaatttattttttaataaaaataattttaaaatctaaaatatggtttctaaatttatttttatgtaattaaagtatttttctttaaagttcGTGTTAAAAATGATGCGATGTTCATGTCGGCAGCAAACGAATAATACCCCACACTAGAAGTGTTGGTCGTTATCCAATATCATTCAAGACAGTAAcaacgcagagagagagagagagagctttcggttcagtttcaagtttcaactaATCTAGAAACGACTGCAATTAATGGGGAACGCCAACGGCCATTCCCATACACACCGTTACGGCTCCAACGCTCCGTCTCGGTCTAAATATAGTCCGACCAATCACTCTGCACAAATCCCCAGCTCCACTACTCCCCACGCCAACAACATGGTCTGTTTACCTTATGCTCACGTCGACTCCAGCCTCCGTGCCCTCGCTGGCCAAGCTGAGGGCTTCGGCCGCCTCGCCATCGGTGGGCTCCACGGTCCGCTTTACCACGTTACCACCTTAGCAGGTCATCTTCATCCCTCTCTTTACTTGTCTGATCGGGTATGTTATGCctactttcctttttatttttttgcatgaaattcgGATTCTGGCACTGGGATGGTGTTTTTAGATTTGATAAGCTTAACTGCTGGGTAGTTATTCGGatattctgatattttttataatttagtaatCTTGTGCTTTATCTAAGTTTCTTCTTGCTTGTTTAATTTCTAACTAGTTCGTTCCTGATGATGTAAATTGCttgaagataaaaaatttgcGGGTTCTTCAAATTGATtgcgttgttttgagattttgctCATGGAAATAACGAAATGCTTGTGATTAGTTGTCTgcacattttttgtttttagcaaATGTTGAATTCGACAAGTGAAATTAAGGTACATTCGATTTGGTATTCCCTAACCAGATTATTCACAATTTGCAAAGTTACCGGTCATTGCCTTGTGAAAGTCTTCACTATGAGGGTCCTTCTAGAGTTTCCCTATAATATTCGTTTGATGTGTTCTGCTAATTTAACATATATTTCCATTTGTGTAGATGATGGGCCAGGATCACTTCGCCAAGGATGTCGTAGCAAAGAGCCACTTTGGATTGTCTTTGAAGTTTCGGGCACCATTCACCTCTCTTCTTACTTGGCTGTGTCGTCTTATAAGACCATTGATGGCCGGGGCCAAAGGGTTAAATTCACAGGGAAGGGATTGAGGCTGAAGGAATGTGAACATGTAATTATATGCAATCTGGAGTTTGAAGGCGGTAAGGGTCCTGATGCTGATGGTATTCAAATAAAGCCTAATTCAAAACATATATGGATTGATCGCTGCAGCCTCCGTGACTACGATGATGGACTTATTGACATCACCCGAAAGAGCACAAATATTACTGTTTCTAGGTACGATCAAGCACTTGTTTCCAAAAcaaagataacaaaaaaaaaaaaagaaaaaaagaaaaaagaaaaaaattgttgtaaaatgaataataataataatacatgtcTTCAAACATTGGCTTCAGGTGTCACTTTTCACAGCATAACAAGACAATGCTCATTGGGGCAGACCCTTCTCATATTGACGACAGATCCATCTGTGTGACCATCCACCATTGCTTTTTTGATGGGACCAGACAGCGGCATCCTAGAGTTAGATTTGCCAAAGTACATCTGTACAACAATTATACCAAAAACTGGGGCATTTATGCTGTTTGTGCCAGTGTAGAATCACAGGTGCACTTTTATAGCAAATTATAATATCTGTTAGTTTGAATATTGAAGGTTTTAATATGTTTCATCGTCTAGGAGATTAAAGATCCTGTGATCTGTATTTTGGTACCAGATATATTCCCAATgcaatatatatgaagcagggcAGAAGAAGGTGGCATTTAAATATCTCACAGAGAAGGTATAtgcccttgttttgttttgaaccCAGTACATTTCAGAATTCAGCTTATCAtttagaatttttggttttaattaattaggggATCAATTGATGTGAGCGTTGGTGTGTTTGCACATatagaatttttggttttaattcagctctttgatcatatttttttgaaatggacaaaagaaaaaaaaaagcaacaaaaatgCCTTAGTTGGGAACTATGTATGATAAATTAAGACACTTACACCAATTAGATACACTTTTGCACTGAGATTAGAGATAGATATGCATGCCACTGGCATTTCTATTTTGAATTCATGTCCATTGCCAATGCATCTTTTTTCATCTATTCTAACTTTCAgtgtttttttcctctctctcttctcactcACAGCCTTCCTAATGTGCTGTAGGAACAATGACTCTATTTATGCAAGTTAAGAAAGTTTGGCTTTGTCCCTATATGAATGACTATATAGAAGTATCACACAAGCTTTCTTGCCCTCTTTTTCGATTCCTTTTCCATCTGAAAATGCATGTCATTCAAAAGTCCCTTTAGCCCTTTGTATCAATCGGTGAGATTAAGAATCTAGGTTTCTAGAAACCATATAGCACCCTATCCTTCAAACAAGGAAATAATACAGAAAAGAGCAATAGATCCAATGAGGAGGCCCTCGATGCCTGTAGGAGGgaataatagaaagaaaatatctCTGAGAGAAGAGGCCACCTAATAGCAACGAAATAGATAATAGATGGACTCCTGCACTTTATTCAAATTTGAGCATAATGCTTTCTCATTTATATGAGCATGTGACTGTAAGTCctcttttcaaacattttgaaAGAGACTCCCGAGGCCTGACTTAACCAAGCATATTAAAGACACTCTTACAGTTTATACCTTTGCTGTTGAAGTCAAGTTTCAAGCATGCAAGCAATTTTGGCATCCTCCCATGACAAATCCCATGTAGTCAATTTTGTGACCACGTAAATCATTTGTATCAACAATAGGAGTACATTTTCAGACAAATTCTtgagaataattaaaaataggaaTACATTGTCAGACAAATACTGGGGGTGGCTGTTCCCTGCTTTCATCGACTGGACAGTTGCCATTATCAATTAGAGATGATAGTGTGTTGATACTGCAAAACATTTATGCTGCTTGACTAGACAATGGAGGAAGCATGACATCATCAGTCATCTGATACTCTTTTAACTGTTGATAATCCATAGTTTGAAAGTGCTGTCCATATTACAAAGTTTTTGCTTTTCAAGTCACTCAGCTAGATGCCATGAAAGAGTGGTCAAAGTTATGGCTAATACGTTATGCAGGCTTAACAACTCGTTAGGCCTCAGTCAATCTTCTGAAATCGTTAAATTTACTGGAAATGTGTGAATTTGTCTATAACCAACGGTCCAAcatatttatcaaaatcttAACGGTGGAGCTGTTATTTTCATACTGATATTGAAATTGGTTATTTGTGGCATCTCTGTAGGCATCTGACAAGGCAGAGGCAATGACTGGCTGCATAAGTTCCGAAGGGGACTTGTTCGTGAGTGGAACTCAAGCAGGGTTGATGACCAAGAGTGCTGACCACTGCATGTTTCATCCAAGTGAATACTACCCCACTTGGACAGTGGAACCTCCGACTGCTGATCTTAAGCACGTTCTCCAACATTGCACTGGATGGCAGAATGTTCCGCGACCAGCAGATCAGAAGGTGGATTCTTAGTTGCATGGAGTGATGGTTTAGTAGCTAAGCAGCCTAATTCTACATGTATAATCTGTAATCTTGACCTTGATATTTGCTATGGTGTGTGCCTTCCTCTTGGTGAAATgtaatcatttatatataatcttatttgtatttttcagCTCTTATATTTCGctgtttattaatttttttgttagttaATGTTTCAGTATGCTTGGTCCTGTTTTGAACTTATTATCTCTGCCCATGtcattgaaactgaaaagaaaattagCTGTTGAAATATCAATTTGATCAAAAGAGTTCAAAAATTTTCATTGAAGTGTAGTTTGTCCCTGCAAATATTTTATGTAGCCTCTTATAGATTTGTATCCATATTTGAAAGTTTTACATACTGACATTGTGGTTTAGCTTCCAATATGATGGAGTTgaaacaaatgaaaagaaatgggaAAGAATTTAAGGCTCACCTCCCCTCCCATGCATTGATCAGCCTGATCGCAGATATTAGTGCTAAATAcataatattctttatttaccTTTTTAATCAATTCATCTCAAGATCGAGCCAAGTGCTTGACGGCAGAAGCATACACATGGCCTTTGgattcttatatattttaaagtttgagttGAAAAATGATGTGACGTTCATGTCGGTATTAAACAAATAATACCTCACACTTGAAGTGTCGGTCGTTATCCATGCAAGACTGTAACAAGAGAGCGAGCTTTCAGTTTAAGTTTAGAAACGACTGCAATTAATGGGTAACACCAACGGCCATTCCCAAACACACCGTTACGGCTCCAACGCTCCGCCTGCGTTTAAATATAGTCCGTCCAAGCACTCAGAACAAATCCCCAGCTCCACTACTCCCCATGCCAACAACATGGTCTCTTTGCCTTACGCTCACGTCGACTTCAGCCTCGGTGCCCTCGCCGGCCAAGCTGAGGGCTTCGGCCGCCTCGCCATCGGTGGGCTCCACGGTCCCCTTTACCACGTTACTTCCTTAGCAGGTCATCTTCATCCCTCTCTTTACTTGTCTGCTCGTGTATGTTATGCctactttcctttttatttttttgcatgaaattcgGATTCTGGCACTGGGATGGCGTTTTTAGATTTCATAAGCTTTTAACTGCTTAGTAGTTATTAGGatattctgatattttttatggtttagtAATCTTGTGTGGTTTATCTAAGTTTCTTCTTGCTTGTTTAATTTGTAACTAGTTCGTTCCTGATGATGCAAATTGCTTGAAGATCAAATGTTTGCGGGTTCTTCAAATTGATtgcgttgttttgagattttgctCATTGAAATAACAAAATGCTTTTGATTCGTTGTCTgcacattttttgtttttagcaaATGTCGAATTCTGCAAGTGTAATTAAGGTACATTCGATTTGGTATTCCCTAACCAAACCAGATTATTCACAATTTGCAAAATTTACTGGTCATTGCCTTGTGAACATCTTCACTATGAAGGTCCTTCTAGAGTTTCCCTATAATATTCGTTTGATGTGTGATGctaatttaacatatttttcaatttgtgtAGATGATGGGCCAGGATCACTTTGCCAAGGATGTTGTAGCAAAGAGCCACTATGTATTGTCTTTGAAGTTTCGGGCACCATTCATCTCTCTTCTTACTTGGCTGTGTCGTCTTGTAAGACCATTGATGGCCGGGGCCAAAGGGTTAAATTCACAGGGAAGGGTTTGCGGCTGAAGGAATGTGAACATGTAATTATATGCAATCTGGTGTTTGAAGGCGGTAAGGGTCCTGATGCTGATGGTATTCAAATAAAGCCTAATTCAAAACATATATGGATAGATCGCTGCAGCCTCCGTGACTACGATGATGGACTTATAGACATCACACGAAAGAGCACAGATATTACTGTTTCTCGGTAAGATCAAGTCCTTGTTTAGAAAACTaagatcacaaaaaaaaaaaaaaaaaaaaaaaaaaaaaaaaaagtgctaaaatgaataataataataatacgtCTTCAAACATTGGCTTCAGGTGTCACTTTCACAGCATAACAAGACAATGCTCATGGGGGCAGACCCTTCTCATATTGACGGCAGATGCATCCGTGTGACCATCCACCATTGCTTTTTTGATGGGACCAGACATCAGCATCCTAGAGTTAGATTTGCAAAAGTACAATTGTACAACGATTATACCAAAAACTGGGGCATTTATGCTGTTTATGCCAGTGTAGAATCACAGGTGCTAATTTTATAGCAAATTCTAATATCTGTTAGTTTTAATATTGAAGGTTTTAATATGTTTCCTAGTCTAGGTGATTAAAGATCTTGTAATCTATATTTTGATACCAGATATATTCCCAATGATATATGAAGCAGGGCAGAAGAAGATGGCATTTAAATGTCTCACAGAGAAGGTATGTGCCCTCGCTCTGTTTTCAACCAGTACATTTCTGAATTCTGCCAATCAtttagaatttttggttttaattaatttgggGATCAATTGAAGTGTGCGTAAGTGTGTTTGCACATatagaatttttggttttaattcAGCTCTTTgaccatatttttatttgaaatggaaaaaagaaaaaaaaaaaagcaacaaaaaGGCCTTAGTTGGGAACTATGTATGATAAATTAAGACACTTCACACCAATTAGATACACTTTTACACTGAGATTAGAGATTGATATGCACATCATTGGCAtttctattttgaatttcatatcCATTTCCAACGTGTCTGCATGTTTTCATCTATCCTAACCTTCagtgtttttctctctctcactcacagCCTTTCTTTTGTGCTGTAGGAACAGTGACTCTAATTTTGCAAGTTAACAAAGTTTGGCTTTGTCCCTACATGAATGACTATATTGAAGTATCAATCAAGCTTTCTTGCcctctttttcatttccttttccatCCGAAAATGGATGTCGTTCAAAAGTCCCTTTAGCCCTTCATATAAAATGGTGAGAATAAGAATCTAGGTTTCTAGAAACCATATAGTACCTAATCCTTGGAACAAGGAAATAATACAGAAAAGAGCAATAGATCCAATGAGGAAGCCCTCGATGCCTGTAGGACGGAATAATAGAAAGAAGATATCTCTGAGAGAAGAGTCCACCTAATAGCAACGAAATAGACGAGAGACTCCTGCACTCGATTCAAATTTGAGCATATTGCTTTCTCATTTATAAAAGTGTGCGACTGTAAGTAATCTTTTCTAGCATTATGAAAGAGGACTCCCAAGTCCTGACTTAATTAAGCATTATTAAAGAGACTCTTACAGTTCATACCTTTACTGTTGAAGTTGAGTTTTAAGCATGCTAGCAATTTTGGCATCCTCCCATGATAAAAGAAGACAAGTCCCGTGTAGTTAATTTTGCGACCGCCCGCATAAATCTTTTATATCAACAATAGGAATACATTGTCAGACAACTTGAGATCATTGAAAATAGGAATCTTGATTGGGACATTGCCAAAAGCACAGCTAATatgcattaatatttataatgggGGTGGCTGTTTCCTGCTTTCATTGACTGGACAATTGTCATTATGAATCCGTGATGATACTGCAAAACATTTATGCTCCTTGACTAGTCAATGGAGGAAGCATGACATCATCTGATACTCTTTTAACTGTCATAATCCATAGTTTAATAGTGCTGTCCATATTACAAAGTTTTGCTTGTCAAGACATTCAGCTAGATGCCATAAAAGAGTGGTCGAAATTATGTCTAACACATTATGCAGGCTTAACAAGTTCTTAAGCCTCCGTCAATCCTCTGAAATCGTTAAATTTACTGGAAGCATGTGAATTTTTCTATaaccaacatatttttcaagCTCCAACGGTGGAGCTGTTTTTTTCATAATGAGATTGAAATTGGTTATTTGTGACATCTCTCTAGGCATCTGACAAGGAGAAAGCAATGACTGGCTGCATAAGGTCTGAAGGGGACTTGTTCGTGAGTGGAACTCAAGTGGGGTTGATGACTGAGAGTTCTGACCGCAGCATGTTTCATCCAAGTGAATACTACCCCACTTGGACAGTGGAACCTCCCAGTGGTGATCTTAAGCACGTTCTCCAACATTGCCCTGGATGGCAGAGTGTTCTGCTACCAGCAGATCAGAAGGTGGATTCTTAGCTGCATGGAGTGATGGGTTAGTAGCTAAGCAGCCtaatttatatgtataatatgtaatctagaCCTTGATGTTCACTATAGTTTGTCAGGTCTTAAATTTTGCTGCTCCTTAATCTTTTTGTTAGTAAATGTTCTGGTATGCTTGGTCTGTTTTGAACTTATATCTCTGCCGAAAAGAAAATTAGCTGTTGAAATAGCAATTCGATCACAAGGGTTAAAAATTCTCATGCATTGAAGTGTTGTTTGTGTCCCTGCGAGTATTTTATGTTGCCTCTTATATATTTGTAACCATATAATACGACAAATTTCAAAGTTAACACACTGACATTGTGGTTTAGCTTCCAATATGATGGAATttaaacaaatgaaaagaaatgggaAAGAATTTGAGGAGAACCTCCTCTTCCAAGAATTTCAAGTGAAATGAAGTAGTTACTATTCTTTGCCAAACGGGATTGactgttttgttgtttttaacaCGTGCGTCAGCATTTATGATCAGATTATAACGGTGACAAAAATTACTAACATGAACAAGCCTGTGTGTGTGGTTGAGTCTTTAGTTAAGCTCCAGCCCCTATTTGATCAAATAATAGACAATAAACTAAAAACCATAAACTAGGTCCATGGAGGTGAAAGGAGAATTTTGAGGAAGGTCCGTCTCCTCTGGATTAGAAAAAGACTAATCACTTTGGTATTCTATTTTTTCCCATTCAAagtcaaaacaaatataaaaagggATGACAGATGGCATTCAATCATTTTTCATTGACTTACTTTCCTCAATCTTTCTGATTGAAATGCCAGACTAAATGAACAGGACACTCAACCCTTCGACATTGGCCTGATCAGACATACACTGGAACATGGCATCTCCTGTC
This window harbors:
- the LOC121265994 gene encoding probable pectate lyase 4: MGNANGHSHTHRYGSNAPSRSKYSPTNHSAQIPSSTTPHANNMVCLPYAHVDSSLRALAGQAEGFGRLAIGGLHGPLYHVTTLADDGPGSLRQGCRSKEPLWIVFEVSGTIHLSSYLAVSSYKTIDGRGQRVKFTGKGLRLKECEHVIICNLEFEGGKGPDADGIQIKPNSKHIWIDRCSLRDYDDGLIDITRKSTNITVSRCHFSQHNKTMLIGADPSHIDDRSICVTIHHCFFDGTRQRHPRVRFAKVHLYNNYTKNWGIYAVCASVESQIYSQCNIYEAGQKKVAFKYLTEKASDKAEAMTGCISSEGDLFVSGTQAGLMTKSADHCMFHPSEYYPTWTVEPPTADLKHVLQHCTGWQNVPRPADQKVDS